From a single Ursus arctos isolate Adak ecotype North America unplaced genomic scaffold, UrsArc2.0 scaffold_34, whole genome shotgun sequence genomic region:
- the MN1 gene encoding transcriptional activator MN1: protein MFGLDQFEPQINSRNAGQGERNFNEAGLSMNAHFKAPAFHAGGPPGPVDPAMSALGEPPILSMNMEPYGFHARGHSELHAGGLQAQPVHGFFGGQQPHHGHPGGHHPHQHHPHFGGNFGGPDPGASCLHGGRLLGYGGAAGGLGSQPPFAEGYDHMAESQGPESFGPQRPGNLPDFHSSGASGHAVPAPCLPLDQSPNRAASFHGLPASSGSDSHSLEPRRVANQGAVDSLEYNYPGEAPSGHFDMFSPSDSEGQLPHYAAGRQVPGGSFPGASAMPRAAGMVGLSKMHAQQQQQQQQQQQQQQQQQQQQQQQHGVFFERFGGARKMPVGLEPAVGSRHPLMQPPQQAPPPPPQQPPPQPQQPPPQPQQQPQPPPPGLLVRQNSCPPALPRPQQGEAGTPSGGLQDGGPMLPSQHAQFEYPIHRLENRSMHPYSEPVFNMQHPPPQQAPNQRLQHFDAPPYMNVAKRPRFDFPGSAGVDRCASWNGNMHNGALDNHLSPSAYSGLPGEFTPPVPDSFPSGPPLQHPAPDHQSLQQQQQQQQQQQQQQRQNAALMIKQMASRNQQQRLRQPNLAQLGHPGDVGQGGLVHSGPVGGLAQPNFERESAGAGRLGTFEQQAPHLAQESAWFPGPHPPPPGDLLPRRMGGSGLPADCGPHDPGLAPPPPPGGSGVLFRGPLQEPLRMPGEGHVPALPSPGLQFGGSLAGLGQLQSPGAGVGLPSAPSERRPPPPDFTAPALGGQPGFPFSAANRQATAHSGPGVNSPPSAGGGGGSTGGGSGGGAYPPQPDFQPSQRTSASKLGALSLGSFNKPSSKDNLFGQSCLAALSTACQNMIASLGAPNLNVTFNKKNPPEGKRKLSQNETDGAAVAGNPGSDYFPGGTAPGAPGPGGPSGTSNSGSKVSGPPNPPAQGDGTSLSPNYTLESTSGNDGKPVPGGGGRGRGRRKRDSGHVSPGTFFDKYSAAPDSGGAPGVSPGQQQAPGAAVGGSSTSEARGAPTPHEKALTSPSWGKGAELLLGDQPDLMASLDGGAKSDGSSPHVGEFASDEVSTSYANEDEVSSSSDNPPALAKASRSPLVTGSPKLPPRGVGAGEHGPKAPPPPLGLGIMSTSTSTPDSYGGGTGHPGTPGLEQVRTPTSSSGAPPPDEIHPLEILQAQIQLQRQQFSISEDQPLGLKGGKKGECAVGSSGAQNGDSELGSCCSEAVKSAMSTIDLDSLMAEHSATWYMPADKALVDGADDDKTLAPWEKAKPQNPNSKEAHDLPANKASATQPGSHLQCLSVHCTDDVGDAKARASVPTWRSLHSDISNRFGTFVAALT from the coding sequence ATGTTTGGGCTGGACCAATTCGAGCCCCAGATCAACAGCAGGAACGCTGGCCAGGGCGAGAGGAACTTTAACGAGGCCGGACTAAGCATGAATGCCCACTTTAAGGCCCCGGCTTTCCACGCGGGGGGACCCCCTGGCCCGGTGGACCCTGCCATGAGCGCGCTGGGCGAGCCGCCGATCTTGAGCATGAACATGGAGCCTTACGGCTTCCACGCGCGTGGCCACTCGGAGTTGCACGCGGGGGGGCTGCAGGCGCAGCCGGTGCACGGATTCTTTGGAGGCCAGCAGCCGCACCACGGCCACCCGGGAGGCCACCACCCCCACCAACATCACCCCCACTTTGGGGGCAACTTTGGCGGCCCGGACCCAGGGGCCTCATGCCTGCACGGGGGTCGCCTACTTGGCTACGGCGGCGCCGCCGGCGGCCTGGGCAGCCAGCCGCCCTTCGCGGAGGGTTACGACCACATGGCGGAGAGCCAGGGGCCCGAGAGCTTCGGCCCTCAGCGACCCGGGAACCTCCCGGACTTCCACAGTTCGGGCGCCTCGGGTCATGCGGTGCCTGCCCCGTGCTTGCCGCTGGACCAGAGCCCTAACCGAGCCGCCTCCTTTCACGGCCTGCCCGCCTCCAGCGGCTCCGATTCCCACAGTCTGGAGCCCCGAAGGGTGGCGAACCAGGGAGCCGTCGACTCGCTGGAATACAATTACCCTGGCGAGGCGCCCTCGGGACATTTCGACATGTTTTCGCCCTCCGATTCGGAGGGGCAGCTGCCTCATTATGCGGCGGGGCGCCAGGTTCCCGGGGGCTCTTTCCCCGGTGCTTCGGCCATGCCCAGAGCTGCAGGCATGGTGGGCTTGTCCAAAATGCacgcccagcagcagcagcaacagcagcagcaacagcagcaacagcagcagcagcagcagcagcagcaacagcagcacgGCGTGTTCTTCGAGAGGTTCGGCGGGGCCCGCAAGATGCCCGTGGGGCTGGAGCCGGCAGTAGGCTCCAGGCACCCGTTAATGCAGCCTCCCCAGCaggccccgccgcccccgccgcagCAGCCCCCGCCGCAGCCGCAGCAGCCCCCGCCGCAGccgcagcagcagccccagccgccgccacccgggcttcTGGTCCGACAGAATTCGTGCCCGCCCGCGCTCCCGCGGCCCCAGCAGGGCGAGGCGGGCACGCCCAGCGGAGGCCTGCAGGACGGGGGCCCCATGCTGCCCAGCCAGCACGCACAGTTCGAGTACCCTATCCACCGGCTGGAGAACCGGAGCATGCACCCGTATTCGGAGCCTGTGTTCAACAtgcagcacccccctccccagcaggcgCCCAACCAGCGGCTGCAGCATTTCGACGCGCCCCCCTACATGAATGTGGCCAAGAGGCCGCGCTTTGACTTCCCGGGCAGCGCGGGAGTGGACCGCTGCGCTTCGTGGAACGGCAACATGCACAACGGCGCGCTGGACAACCACCTCTCGCCCTCCGCCTATTCGGGCCTACCCGGCGAGTTCACGCCGCCTGTGCCCGACAGCTTCCCCTCGGGGCCACCCCTGCAGCATCCGGCCCCGGACCACCAGtccctgcagcagcagcagcaacagcaacaacagcagcagcagcagcagcgccaAAACGCGGCCCTCATGATTAAGCAGATGGCGTCGCGGAATCAGCAACAGCGGCTGCGCCAGCCCAACCTGGCCCAGCTAGGCCACCCCGGGGACGTGGGCCAGGGCGGCCTGGTACACAGTGGCCCGGTGGGCGGCTTGGCCCAGCCGAACTTTGAGCGCGAAAGCGCGGGCGCGGGGCGCCTGGGCACTTTCGAGCAGCAGGCGCCTCACTTGGCGCAGGAGAGCGCGTGGTTCCCAGGTCCGCACCCGCCGCCGCCGGGGGACCTGCTGCCCCGTAGGATGGGCGGCTCAGGCCTGCCGGCGGACTGCGGCCCGCACGACCCGGGCCTggcgccgccccctccccccggtgGCTCGGGAGTGCTGTTCCGTGGCCCTCTGCAGGAGCCGCTGAGGATGCCCGGAGAGGGCCACGTGCCCGCGCTGCCCTCCCCCGGCCTGCAGTTCGGGGGCAGCCTGGCGGGTCTGGGCCAACTGCAGTCGcccggggctggggtggggctgccCAGCGCTCCCTCCGAGCGCCGGCCCCCGCCGCCGGATTTCACAGCACCGGCGCTCGGGGGCCAGCCCGGCTTCCCGTTCAGCGCGGCGAACCGGCAGGCCACGGCGCACAGCGGCCCAGGCGTGAACTCGCCGCCGAgcgcgggcgggggcggcggcagCACGGGCGGCGGCAGCGGAGGGGGCGCCTATCCGCCGCAGCCTGATTTCCAGCCCAGCCAGCGCACCTCGGCCAGTAAGCTGGGCGCGCTGTCGCTGGGCTCCTTCAACAAGCCCAGTTCCAAGGACAACCTGTTCGGCCAGAGCTGCCTGGCTGCACTCTCCACCGCCTGCCAGAACATGATCGCCAGCCTCGGGGCCCCCAACCTCAACGTGACCTTCAACAAGAAGAACCCGCCCGagggcaagaggaaactgagccaGAACGAGACCGATGGTGCGGCTGTGGCCGGCAACCCGGGCTCGGATTACTTCCCCGGAGGGACTgcccctggggccccagggcctggaggCCCGTCTGGGACTAGTAACAGCGGCTCCAAAGTCTCAGGGCCGCCCAACCCGCCCGCCCAGGGGGACGGCACCAGCCTCTCCCCAAACTATACCCTGGAGTCAACGTCCGGGAACGATGGCAAGCCGGTCCCCGGGGGCGGCGGCCGGGGACGGGGTCGAAGAAAAAGGGACAGTGGTCACGTGAGCCCCGGGACCTTCTTCGACAAGTACTCGGCGGCGCCAGACAGCGGGGGCGCGCCTGGGGTGAGCCCAGGGCAGCAGCAGGCGCCCGGCGCAGCCGTCGGGGGAAGCTCCACCAGCGAGGCTCGCGGGGCTCCTACGCCTCATGAGAAAGCGCTCACGTCGCCGTCGTGGGGGAAGGGGGCCGAGTTGCTCCTGGGGGACCAGCCGGACCTCATGGCTTCCCTGGACGGCGGGGCCAAGTCGGACGGTAGTTCCCCGCACGTGGGCGAGTTTGCCTCGGACGAGGTGAGCACCAGCTACGCCAACGAGGACGAGGTGTCATCCAGCTCCGACaaccccccagccctggccaaaGCGAGTAGGAGCCCCCTGGTGACAGGCTCGCCCAAACTCCCTCCCCGTGGGGTGGGCGCTGGGGAACACGGACCTAaggcgcccccgcccccgctcggCCTGGGCATCATGTCTACCTCTACCTCCACCCCTGACAGCTACGGCGGGGGCACGGGCCATCCTGGCACGCCGGGCCTGGAGCAGGTCCGGACCCCGACGAGCAGCAGCGGCGCCCCGCCCCCCGACGAGATCCACCCCCTGGAGATCCTCCAGGCGCAGATCCAGCTGCAGAGGCAGCAGTTCAGCATCTCTGAGGACCAGCCCCTGGGGCTCAAGGGTGGCAAGAAGGGTGAGTGTGCCGTTGGGTCCTCGGGCGCGCAGAATGGTGACAGCGAGCTGGGCAGCTGCTGCTCCGAGGCCGTCAAGAGCGCCATGAGCACCATCGACCTGGACTCGCTGATGGCAGAGCACAGCGCCACCTGGTACATGCCCGCCGACAAGGCCTTGGTGGACGGCGCGGACGACGACAAGACGCTGGCACCTTGGGAGAAGGCCAAACCCCAGAACCCCAACAGCAAAGAAG